The following is a genomic window from Brevibacterium limosum.
GGGTGGAGCTGTGGATCGACCACGTCGACCGGGTCATCGTGCTCGGCCGCGAAGACATCGTCGCCCAAGGCCCTCCGGAGCAGATCTTCACCGATCCGGAGCTCGCCGACACCCTCATCGGCTGCGGCATCTGGATGCCGCAGGACTCCCCCGCCCCTCGCCGAGGCGGCCGTTCGGTGTCCCCGTCCCCGCGATCGGCGACACCTCGGGCGGGGCCCCCGTCAGGCAGTGACGGCGAACCCGAGAGGATCTCCGGCCGCCTCGGCGAGGTTCTGCTGCGCGCCGATCAGCTCAGTGTTGCTCGTCCGCGCATGCGCACCCCGGCGGCGGCCGATCTGGATCTGAGTCTGCGGTCCGGTCAGGCGCTCGGGATCGTCGGAGCCAACGGGGCCGGCAAGTCGACCACGGCCTTGACCTTGGCGGGGCTGCTGCCCGAATTCTCCGGGCAGGTCCTCGCCGAGGCGGCGCTGCGGGAAGGTGCCAAGCGGGCTCGCCCGTTCGCCTGGCCGTCGAAGCTGTTGGCGGCGCGCATCGGCATGGTCTTCCAGGAACCGGCTCACCAGTTCCTCACCTCGAGTGTGGCTGCCGAACTCGAGCTGGGCCCGCGGCTGGCCGGGTGGTCTGCCGCCGAGTCGCAGGCGAGGGTGGCCGATCTGCTTGAGGGTCTCGGTCTCACCGAGCTGGCACGCGCGCATCCGCAGAGTCTGTCCGGTGGTGAGAAGCGTCGCCTGTCGGTGGCGGCGATGCTGGCTCCCCGGCCACGGGTGCTCGTCGTCGATGAGCCGACCTTCGGTCAGGATGCCCTGACCTGGGTGGGGCTGGTGGAGATGTTCCTCGATGCCTTGGACCACGGATCCGCAGTGGTCGCGGTCAGCCATGATCATGCGTTCCTTGAGGCCATCGGCGCCGATCTCCTCGAACTCGGTGACCGCAGCAGTGCAGAACGAGGCGCCGTCTGCGAGCCGGATTCGCGTCTCAGGGCGGGTGTTCGCGGTGAGTGAGAGTCGCGATCAGCACGTTCGCCCCTCCCCCGAGGTTGCCTTTGA
Proteins encoded in this region:
- a CDS encoding ABC transporter ATP-binding protein; protein product: MALPITAAGFSWTHTDRDEPAIGPLDLQIAAGEKVLLLGASGVGKSTFLHAVAGVLPEESGEATGELLVGGEAPDPRRGSTGLVLQDPDSQVIFSRIGDDVAFGMENLGLPATVIEARVPRSLRALGLDLPLEHPSAALSGGQKQRLALAGIHAMAPDVIVLDEPTANIDPASAAEVRDAVLTVQAESAATMLVVEHRVELWIDHVDRVIVLGREDIVAQGPPEQIFTDPELADTLIGCGIWMPQDSPAPRRGGRSVSPSPRSATPRAGPPSGSDGEPERISGRLGEVLLRADQLSVARPRMRTPAAADLDLSLRSGQALGIVGANGAGKSTTALTLAGLLPEFSGQVLAEAALREGAKRARPFAWPSKLLAARIGMVFQEPAHQFLTSSVAAELELGPRLAGWSAAESQARVADLLEGLGLTELARAHPQSLSGGEKRRLSVAAMLAPRPRVLVVDEPTFGQDALTWVGLVEMFLDALDHGSAVVAVSHDHAFLEAIGADLLELGDRSSAERGAVCEPDSRLRAGVRGE